One part of the Cottoperca gobio chromosome 14, fCotGob3.1, whole genome shotgun sequence genome encodes these proteins:
- the LOC115018758 gene encoding olfactory receptor 142-like, protein MFISMENVSEVTSFYLSDYYGMESLKPVYFTLFLITYITIVGENLILIWVVFCEKSLHAPMYFLLCNLAVNGLYGSTALLPAILNNLLSNSYEISLSFCQTQIYAVHTYAIIEFTILAAMSYDRYLAICYPLLYHTIMSQRIVKLIVFTWLYPMLAFIVVLMFTVQLRFCERTLDQVYCMNYKLVKLACSDTSIANIVGLISVGIYAVPQIIMIFYSYAHILRLCVSSFSKSKLKALRTCTPHILAVVNYTIGCFLEIAQSRFNMSHLPYEIKLFLSVYFLIFPPLLNPTIYGLSIGVIRARLFRLFSRKSRQVTNNVAKRAVAVVHSKCVVHGDVRTDASRDA, encoded by the coding sequence ATGTTTATCAGCATGGAAAATGTATCTGAAGTGACATCTTTTTATCTATCTGATTACTATGGAATGGAGAGCTTGAAGCCGGTTTACTTCACCTTGTTCTTGATTACTTACATAACCATTGTTGGTGAAAACCTAATTTTAATCTGGGTGGTATTTTGTGAAAAATCTCTGCATGCGCCAATGTATTTTTTGCTGTGTAACTTGGCTGTGAATGGTCTGTATGGAAGCACTGCATTACTGCCAGCAATACTGAACAACTTGCTGTCCAATTCGTATGAGATATCTCTGTCGTTTTGTCAGACACAGATCTATGCTGTACACACGTATGCCATCATTGAATTCACAATTCTTGCAGCCATGAGTTATGACAGGTATTTAGCTATTTGCTATCCACTGCTTTATCATACAATCATGTCACAGAGAATTGTTAaactcattgtttttacatgGCTTTACCCCATGCTGGCATTTATCGTTGTTTTAATGTTCACTGTTCAGCTGCGGTTTTGTGAGAGAACCCTAGACCAGGTGTACTGTATGAATTACAAACTGGTGAAACTGGCCTGTTCAGATACATCTATTGCTAATATAGTTGGCCTAATATCTGTAGGTATATATGCAGTTCCTCAGATTATCATGATTTTTTATTCATATGCACACATCCTGAGGCTATGTGTATCATCATTCAGCAAATCCAAGCTCAAAGCCCTCCGGACTTGCACCCCCCACATTCTCGCAGTAGTTAACTACACTATCGGGTGCTTTTTAGAAATAGCTCAAAGTCGATTCAACATGAGTCACCTGCCTTACgaaattaaattgtttttgtctgtgtacTTTTTGATATTCCCACCCCTTCTTAATCCGACAATCTACGGTTTGAGTATTGGCGTCATAAGGGCACGACTGTTCAGGCTTTTCAGCAGAAAAAGCAGGCAAGTAACAAATAATGTAGCCAAGAGGGCTGTTGCTGTGGTGCATTCAAAGTGTGTTGTGCATGGTGATGTGAGGACTGATGCCTCTCGAGACGCATGA
- the LOC115018759 gene encoding olfactory receptor 142-like — MFISMENVSEVTSIYLSDYYGMESLKPVYFTLFLITYITIVGENLVLIWVVFCEKSLHAPMYFLLCNLAVNGLYGSTALLPAVLNNLLSNSYEISLSFCQTQIYAVHTYAIIEFTILAAMSYDRYLAICYPLLYHTIMSQRIVKLIVFTWLYPMLAFIVVLIFTVQLRFCERTLDQVYCMNYKLVKLACSDTSIANIVGLISVGVYTVPQIIMIFYSYAHILRLCVSSFSKSKLKALRTCTPHILAVVNYTIGCFLEIAQSRFNMSHLPYEMKLFLSLYYLIFPPLLNPTIYGLSIGVIRARLFRLFSRKSKQVTNNVAKRAVAVVHSKCVVHGDVRTDASRDA, encoded by the coding sequence ATGTTTATCAGCATGGAAAATGTATCTGAAGTGacatctatttatctatctgaTTACTATGGAATGGAGAGCTTGAAGCCGGTTTACTTCACCTTGTTCTTGATTACTTACATAACCATTGTTGGTGAAAACCTAGTTTTAATCTGGGTGGTATTTTGTGAAAAATCTCTGCATGCGCCAATGTATTTTTTGCTGTGTAACTTGGCTGTGAATGGTCTGTATGGAAGCACTGCATTACTGCCAGCAGTACTGAACAACTTGCTGTCCAATTCGTATGAGATATCTCTGTCGTTTTGTCAGACACAGATCTATGCTGTACACACGTATGCCATCATTGAATTCACAATTCTTGCAGCCATGAGTTATGACAGGTATTTAGCTATTTGCTATCCACTGCTTTATCATACAATCATGTCACAGAGAATTGTTAAACTCATTGTATTTACATGGCTTTACCCCATGCTGGCATTTATCGTTGTTTTAATTTTCACTGTTCAGCTGCGGTTTTGTGAGAGAACCCTAGACCAGGTGTACTGTATGAATTACAAACTGGTGAAACTGGCCTGTTCAGATACATCTATTGCTAATATAGTTGGCCTAATATCTGTAGGTGTATATACAGTTCCTCAGATTATCATGATTTTTTATTCATATGCACACATCCTGAGGCTATGTGTATCATCATTCAGCAAATCCAAGCTCAAAGCCCTCCGGACTTGCACCCCCCACATTCTCGCAGTAGTTAACTACACTATCGGGTGCTTTTTAGAAATAGCACAAAGTCGATTCAACATGAGTCACCTGCCTTACGAAATgaaattgtttttgtctctgtacTATTTGATATTCCCACCCCTTCTTAATCCGACAATCTACGGTTTGAGTATTGGCGTCATAAGGGCACGACTGTTCAGGCTTTTCAGCAGAAAAAGCAAGCAAGTAACAAATAATGTAGCCAAGAGGGCTGTTGCTGTGGTGCATTCAAAGTGTGTCGTGCATGGTGATGTGAGGACTGATGCCTCTCGAGACGCATGA